A window of Roseobacter fucihabitans genomic DNA:
GCATCTGGCGCAGGCCGACCCCCTGGGCAATCCGGTGGCGACCTTTCGCAATGACATCGGGATCAACGATCTGGATTTTGGCGCGAGCTATTATCCGTGGCTTAATACCTCGATTTTTCAATCGCGCGATTTCAGTTTCGAGAACATTGATGCCAAGAGCCGCAAGATGTTCATCGGCTTGATGAAGCGCAGCGTAAAACGTGACCCGGAGCTGTCCCTCGAGATTGATCGTGTGGGCGCGCCGGTTCTGGCGGGTGATTTCACCCTGTCTGTGACGCGCGGCGGCACGGTTGCCGTGACCGAACAGGACGTGGTCTCGCAGGATGATGACACAGATGATGAAGGTCTTATCTATCAACTGGCCGGTGGCACCGATGACATGACCGGTGCGTTGAAAGTTGATGGCAAGGACGCCACCAGCTTTACGCAGGCCGAATTGAAGGCGGGCAAGGTTTCCTTTGTCCACAAGGCCGATGCCGGGGCAAAGGGCAAATTTGATCTGAGTGTTACGGACGGAAATGGAATTGCCGCAGACGCCAAGACCATCGACATTGAGGTTGTCGGCGGTCTGCTGGATGCAAGCGCGGTTGAGGCGGGCACAGCCGTTGAGATCGACGTGCCAGCCGATCACCCTGGTGCTGATAAGGCGACGGTGAAGCTGATTGATGCCGATGATGCGGACGGCAAGGCCAAGTCGCAAAAAGGTGTGGGCGATTGGAGCGTGGCCAAGACCGGCAAGGTAACATTCAAGCCGAACGCTGAATTTGCCGGTCCAGAGGCGGTTGTCAGCTACACGATTGTGGATGGGGACGGGGCGGAAACCGCGCCTGCCTTGTTGCGCGTGTTGATGGATGGCCCGGTCACGGGACCCGTGTTTGAAAACCCGTCAGCGGGAACAATCGACAAGACCCTGCGCGCGGTGGTGTCGCTTTATGGGGATGTGATGGATGAAATCACCGCCTATATGAACGCGATGCCTCCCGCTGCAGCAATGGCCGGGATCTACACCGCAGTGGATGCCAGTCGGGGTGTCTGGAAGGCCCCGGCGAATGTGTCGGTGAACTCTGTGGTTGGTCCAAAGGTCAACATCAACTACGAGGAGCAGGAGAACCTCAACGTCTCGACCACGGGTAAATCGATCAATGCGATCCGCCCGTTTGTGGGCGAGGGGACGTTGGTGTGGGGCGCGCGCACGCTGGATGGCAACAGCCTTGATTGGCGGTACATCAACGTGCGCCGGACCATGATCATGATCGAGGAATCGATCCGGCTGGCTTCCAAGGC
This region includes:
- a CDS encoding cadherin-like domain-containing protein — translated: MAMKTPGVYIVEKNAFPNSVVQVATAVPAFIGYTEKAMNGNVSLSNTPWRITSMSEFHNYFGVAPDPKFEIVPWAEFDGVSPLSPQGAAKPAALPRAKFTTKGPQGDEPYELKQTNKAYALYGAMRLFFQNGGGACYIVSVGTYAEEEIDADKIMAGIALLKKEPEPTMVVIPETTRMVRQNAVKVQQAMLKHCGSDKKNRFAILDISGGHLAQADPLGNPVATFRNDIGINDLDFGASYYPWLNTSIFQSRDFSFENIDAKSRKMFIGLMKRSVKRDPELSLEIDRVGAPVLAGDFTLSVTRGGTVAVTEQDVVSQDDDTDDEGLIYQLAGGTDDMTGALKVDGKDATSFTQAELKAGKVSFVHKADAGAKGKFDLSVTDGNGIAADAKTIDIEVVGGLLDASAVEAGTAVEIDVPADHPGADKATVKLIDADDADGKAKSQKGVGDWSVAKTGKVTFKPNAEFAGPEAVVSYTIVDGDGAETAPALLRVLMDGPVTGPVFENPSAGTIDKTLRAVVSLYGDVMDEITAYMNAMPPAAAMAGIYTAVDASRGVWKAPANVSVNSVVGPKVNINYEEQENLNVSTTGKSINAIRPFVGEGTLVWGARTLDGNSLDWRYINVRRTMIMIEESIRLASKAYVFEPNNAQTWVTMRSMIENFLTSVWKQGGLAGAVPTDAFSVHVGLGETMTPVDILEGILRITVLVAVTRPAEFIEVTFQQQMQKS